One Streptosporangium sp. NBC_01495 DNA window includes the following coding sequences:
- a CDS encoding Lrp/AsnC family transcriptional regulator produces the protein MDVTDRAILGLLQVEGRLSNLELAERVRLTPSPCLRRVRNLEEAGVITGYRAVIDPAAVGRGFQVVAYVELEGQDAETVTAFEAAVMEIDDVVECLRMFGRPDYVLRVAVPDMDAYSQLCLEKLGRLPGLDKLTSQIAMKALKPGGILPL, from the coding sequence ATGGATGTGACAGATCGCGCAATTCTCGGTCTCCTGCAGGTGGAGGGGCGGTTGAGCAACCTGGAGCTGGCCGAGCGGGTGCGGCTGACCCCCTCGCCGTGCCTGCGCCGGGTCCGCAACCTGGAGGAGGCCGGAGTGATCACCGGCTACCGCGCCGTGATCGACCCGGCGGCCGTGGGGCGGGGCTTCCAGGTCGTCGCCTACGTCGAGCTTGAGGGACAGGACGCCGAGACGGTCACCGCCTTCGAGGCAGCCGTCATGGAGATCGACGACGTGGTGGAGTGCCTGCGCATGTTCGGCCGCCCCGACTACGTGCTGCGGGTGGCGGTGCCCGACATGGACGCCTACAGCCAGCTCTGCCTGGAGAAGCTCGGTCGCCTGCCCGGTCTCGACAAGCTCACCTCCCAGATCGCGATGAAAGCCCTCAAACCCGGCGGCATCCTGCCCCTGTGA
- a CDS encoding PucR family transcriptional regulator, with amino-acid sequence MPLTLRELLSFEVLREARPEVLAGEGSLDRVVRWVHSSEIYEIGPLLTGGELLLTTGLGLAGTDAGARRHYLREIAARGVAGIALELGRTFPETPRELVEEARRQELPFIVLRSVVPFIRITEDANTLIVDYASRRLRLGDSATRALNEALIAGAGIAGVLATGAQVIGAPLVLVSAGGALVSAHGVDGDREAWQAVEHTACEAPVTLHGQPWGRLVAGPGSALPAEDLSIALERTAVALALAMLRTGSPPSERDRQVSALLRDLIEGGAEAGSSVRAMMAGFHPAPDHVLVGVAADALETAAALAVIDRAAHILHTPALRGRLSRLVLGALSVPRAVTDAVGAASQALDEALRRVSAPELRVAVGYPAADLGELGGSLRDARAALGLRPAARLVSTRALALDLELTRHGDGGHAADLVRRTISSLVDWDVAHRTNLVGTLEVFLLHGCSATRAAAVLHLGRQSFYQRLQRIEALLGYTVTDPDVHAALLLATAAHRIAGT; translated from the coding sequence ATGCCGCTGACGTTGCGCGAACTGCTCTCCTTCGAGGTGCTCCGCGAGGCCCGCCCCGAGGTGCTCGCCGGGGAGGGCTCGCTCGACCGCGTGGTGCGCTGGGTCCACTCCAGCGAGATCTACGAGATCGGGCCGCTGCTGACCGGCGGCGAGCTGCTGCTGACGACCGGGCTCGGGCTGGCGGGCACCGACGCGGGCGCGCGACGGCACTACCTACGGGAAATCGCCGCGCGCGGGGTCGCCGGGATCGCCCTGGAGCTGGGCCGCACCTTCCCCGAGACGCCCCGCGAGCTGGTGGAGGAGGCGCGCAGGCAGGAGCTGCCGTTCATCGTCCTGCGCTCGGTGGTGCCGTTCATCCGGATCACCGAGGACGCCAACACCCTGATCGTCGACTACGCGAGCAGGCGGCTACGGCTCGGCGACTCGGCCACCCGCGCCCTCAACGAGGCGCTCATCGCCGGAGCGGGCATCGCGGGCGTGCTCGCGACCGGGGCGCAGGTGATCGGCGCCCCGCTGGTGCTGGTCTCGGCGGGCGGCGCGCTCGTGTCCGCGCACGGCGTGGACGGCGACCGGGAGGCGTGGCAGGCCGTCGAGCACACCGCCTGCGAGGCCCCGGTCACCCTGCACGGGCAGCCATGGGGGCGGCTCGTCGCGGGCCCCGGCTCGGCACTGCCCGCCGAGGACCTGTCCATCGCGCTGGAACGGACGGCGGTGGCGCTGGCGCTGGCCATGCTCCGCACCGGCAGCCCGCCGAGCGAGCGGGACCGTCAGGTCTCGGCGCTGCTGCGGGACCTCATCGAGGGCGGCGCCGAGGCCGGATCCTCCGTACGGGCGATGATGGCGGGCTTCCATCCGGCACCCGACCACGTGCTCGTCGGCGTCGCGGCCGACGCGCTGGAGACGGCGGCGGCGCTGGCGGTGATCGACCGCGCGGCCCACATCCTGCACACCCCCGCGCTGCGGGGGCGGCTGTCCCGGCTGGTGCTCGGCGCCCTCTCCGTGCCGCGCGCGGTGACCGACGCGGTCGGCGCGGCGTCGCAGGCGCTGGACGAGGCCCTGCGGCGGGTGAGCGCGCCGGAGTTGCGGGTCGCGGTCGGGTATCCGGCCGCCGACCTCGGCGAGCTGGGCGGCTCGCTGCGCGACGCGCGGGCCGCGCTCGGCCTGCGCCCGGCGGCGCGCCTGGTCAGCACCCGCGCCCTCGCCCTGGACCTGGAGCTGACCCGGCACGGGGACGGCGGCCACGCGGCGGACCTGGTCCGGCGGACGATCTCGTCGCTGGTGGACTGGGACGTGGCGCACCGGACGAACCTGGTCGGCACGCTGGAGGTCTTCCTCCTGCACGGGTGCAGTGCCACCCGCGCGGCGGCCGTGCTGCACCTCGGCCGCCAGTCGTTCTACCAGCGGTTGCAGCGCATCGAGGCGCTGCTGGGCTACACGGTGACGGATCCGGACGTGCACGCCGCGCTGCTGCTCGCGACGGCGGCCCACCGGATCGCGGGAACTTGA
- a CDS encoding nucleoside deaminase, with translation MTSDVVSPAAMLGVAFEEAVKGYAEGGIPIGAALFAADGRLLGRGRNRRVQDGDPSVHGETAAFRNAGRQRTYRGTTMVTTLSPCWYCSGLIRQFGITGLIVGESRTFTGQHEWLAEHGVDVLVLDSPECAELMTAFIAANPALWNEDIGEDQ, from the coding sequence ATGACCAGCGACGTTGTCAGTCCGGCCGCGATGCTCGGCGTGGCGTTCGAGGAGGCCGTGAAGGGATACGCCGAAGGGGGCATCCCCATCGGCGCCGCGCTGTTCGCGGCCGACGGCAGGCTGCTCGGCCGGGGCCGCAACCGTCGCGTCCAGGATGGCGACCCGTCCGTCCACGGCGAGACCGCCGCCTTCAGGAACGCGGGCCGCCAGCGGACCTACCGGGGAACCACGATGGTGACGACCCTGTCGCCCTGCTGGTACTGCAGCGGCCTGATCCGCCAGTTCGGCATCACCGGGCTGATCGTCGGCGAGAGCAGGACCTTCACCGGCCAGCACGAATGGCTCGCCGAGCACGGCGTGGACGTCCTCGTCCTCGACTCTCCGGAGTGCGCCGAGCTGATGACCGCCTTCATCGCGGCCAACCCCGCCCTGTGGAACGAGGACATCGGAGAGGACCAATGA
- a CDS encoding isopenicillin N synthase family dioxygenase, translating into MKSVPIIDLTPWFHGDAGDREKVAAQVDTALREIGFLLVTGHGVPVELRAEVRAAAKRFFALPYEVKNRYAATVGERGWLPPGVEANGYAEGTPTPPDLKETFAVGADRPIGDPAIDAEWFLENVWPEEVPELRALVTGYLDRMRALADELLVICAAALGLPDDFFTSRATHPTYTMNVNRYPPLSQVGEPEPGQFRIGPHTDFGTVTVLERQPGVGGLQVFTLEGEWIDAPFVADSFTVNIGDLLARWTGDRWRSTRHRVLPPDPSAPDEELVSLIYFYECDPLAEVESLGPPIGRVSYEPVRASDYLLEKLKAITV; encoded by the coding sequence ATGAAATCAGTCCCGATCATCGATCTCACCCCCTGGTTCCACGGCGACGCGGGCGACCGCGAGAAGGTGGCCGCCCAGGTCGACACCGCGTTGCGGGAGATCGGCTTCCTGCTCGTCACCGGGCACGGCGTCCCGGTTGAGCTCCGCGCCGAGGTCCGCGCGGCGGCGAAGCGCTTCTTCGCCCTGCCGTACGAGGTCAAGAACCGCTACGCGGCCACCGTCGGAGAGCGGGGGTGGCTGCCACCCGGGGTCGAGGCCAACGGGTACGCCGAGGGCACGCCCACGCCGCCCGACCTCAAGGAGACGTTCGCGGTCGGCGCCGACCGGCCGATCGGCGACCCCGCGATCGACGCGGAGTGGTTCCTGGAGAACGTGTGGCCCGAGGAGGTCCCCGAGCTGCGGGCGCTCGTCACCGGCTACCTGGACCGGATGCGGGCCCTCGCCGACGAGCTGCTGGTGATCTGCGCCGCCGCTCTCGGCCTCCCCGACGACTTCTTCACCTCCCGGGCGACGCATCCCACGTACACCATGAACGTCAACCGCTACCCGCCGCTGTCACAGGTGGGGGAGCCGGAGCCGGGGCAGTTCAGGATCGGCCCGCACACCGACTTCGGCACTGTCACCGTCCTGGAACGCCAGCCGGGCGTCGGCGGGCTGCAGGTGTTCACCCTGGAGGGGGAGTGGATCGACGCCCCCTTCGTGGCGGACTCCTTCACCGTCAACATCGGCGACCTGCTCGCCCGCTGGACGGGCGACCGATGGCGCTCCACCCGGCACCGCGTGCTCCCGCCCGACCCCTCGGCCCCCGACGAAGAGCTCGTCTCACTCATCTACTTCTACGAGTGCGACCCCCTCGCCGAGGTCGAGTCCCTCGGCCCGCCCATCGGCAGGGTCTCGTACGAGCCCGTCCGCGCGTCCGACTACCTCCTTGAGAAGCTGAAGGCGATAACCGTATGA
- a CDS encoding purine-cytosine permease family protein produces the protein MRVMEPPGVAVREGEYGDRIAAVEPGGVEFIPLSERHGRPRQLLWTWMSPNLEFATIFLGVLAVAAFGLSFWQAALAVALGTGLGALSHGVLSARGPSAGVPQMVLGRLSFGYWGNLIPSALNTVAAGIGWFAVNSVSGALALNTLTGLPTWLSLVIVVAVMVVLGFFGHNLVQAFERYAFPVLAMIFAVTAVVILSKAQPGFAGSGGGLGGFLLTVGATFGYAAGWNPYAADYTRYLPPDASRRAVGLYAGLGVFVPCVILEIVGAASVTIGGDALGQPTTAFTGHLPGPVAALALLAITLGAISANALNVYSGAMSLLTMGVRLPLTLRRALTALACGVIGFLVALAGLEDAGHKYESFLLVISYWIGPWLGIVLVDAYLRRGREFGPLLYDRRHSNPAGPIAMVTGVVLSVWLFSNQELYVGLVPERVPAVGDVAFAVGFLISAAVYLGLVPLRR, from the coding sequence ATGAGAGTGATGGAGCCCCCCGGCGTCGCGGTGCGCGAAGGCGAGTACGGCGACAGGATCGCCGCCGTCGAGCCCGGCGGCGTCGAGTTCATCCCCCTGTCCGAGCGGCACGGCAGGCCGCGGCAGCTGCTGTGGACCTGGATGTCGCCCAACCTCGAGTTCGCCACGATCTTCCTCGGGGTGCTCGCGGTGGCCGCGTTCGGGCTGAGTTTCTGGCAGGCGGCCCTGGCCGTCGCCCTCGGCACCGGCCTGGGCGCGCTCTCGCACGGCGTGCTCTCGGCGCGGGGTCCCTCCGCGGGGGTGCCGCAGATGGTCCTCGGGCGGCTGTCCTTCGGCTACTGGGGCAATCTGATCCCCTCCGCGCTGAACACCGTGGCGGCCGGGATCGGCTGGTTCGCGGTCAACAGTGTCAGCGGCGCGCTCGCGCTCAACACCCTCACCGGCCTGCCGACCTGGCTCAGCCTGGTGATCGTGGTCGCGGTCATGGTGGTGCTCGGGTTCTTCGGGCACAACCTCGTGCAGGCCTTCGAGCGCTACGCGTTCCCGGTCCTCGCGATGATCTTCGCGGTGACTGCGGTCGTCATCCTGTCGAAGGCGCAACCGGGCTTCGCCGGCAGCGGCGGCGGGCTCGGCGGCTTCCTGCTCACCGTCGGCGCCACCTTCGGCTACGCGGCCGGCTGGAATCCCTATGCCGCCGACTACACCCGCTACCTCCCGCCGGACGCGAGCAGGCGGGCCGTGGGGCTGTACGCCGGGCTGGGGGTGTTCGTTCCCTGCGTGATCCTGGAGATCGTGGGCGCCGCGTCGGTGACCATCGGCGGCGACGCCCTCGGCCAGCCGACCACCGCGTTCACCGGGCACCTGCCGGGCCCGGTGGCCGCCCTGGCGCTGCTCGCGATCACCCTCGGCGCGATCTCGGCGAACGCGCTGAATGTCTACTCGGGCGCGATGTCCCTGCTCACCATGGGGGTACGGCTCCCGCTGACGCTCCGCAGGGCGCTCACGGCACTGGCCTGCGGGGTGATCGGGTTCCTGGTCGCGCTGGCCGGGCTGGAGGACGCGGGGCACAAGTACGAGTCGTTCCTGCTGGTGATCTCCTACTGGATCGGGCCGTGGCTGGGCATCGTCCTCGTCGACGCCTACCTGCGCCGGGGCCGGGAGTTCGGGCCGCTGCTGTACGACAGGCGGCACAGTAACCCGGCCGGTCCGATCGCGATGGTCACCGGCGTCGTGCTGTCGGTGTGGCTGTTCTCCAATCAGGAGCTGTACGTCGGGCTGGTTCCCGAACGGGTCCCGGCGGTCGGCGACGTCGCGTTCGCGGTCGGCTTCCTCATCTCGGCGGCCGTCTACCTGGGGCTCGTACCACTTCGCCGATAG
- a CDS encoding ABC transporter substrate-binding protein, giving the protein MNRKTTPFIGAVIAATLVLAGCGSGPGPDSGAGSGSGSGSGGSAAPAFDPAATIEVGSLYEPQNLDNTGGGGQGTTEAFNGNVYEGLFRLTDEGKVENLLAESHEVSSDGLTYTFTLRDGVKFHSGDPLTSADVKNSIERVTAKESQSARKSSFAVVKSIETPDDGTVVVKLKDKSISFVYNLSYVWIVNDAAKDLATSEDGTGPYRLGEWKRGSTLSLTPFDGYWGTAPTNKGVVFHYFTSATALNNALLTDAVDVVTSEQSPDALEQFKNNPNYKVNDGRSTTKLLLAFNDKVKPFDNKLVRKAVSSAIDDRKLLDSVWGGYGTPIGSMVPPTDPWYEDLTSVDPYDVELAKKQLAEAGFANGFDFTLDTPNYDPHPTAATFIKGELAKIGVNVTINVITADEWYTKVFKNRDFTATLQEHVNDRDVVWYGNPDFYWGYDNPEVTKLVDDAEKSDTVERQAELLKQANRLIAEDAASDWLYLYPQIVVASSSLSGYPVNGLNSQFHAYGIKKG; this is encoded by the coding sequence GTGAACAGGAAGACGACGCCGTTCATCGGAGCCGTGATCGCGGCCACGCTGGTCCTCGCCGGCTGTGGCTCGGGCCCCGGCCCTGACTCCGGCGCCGGTTCCGGTTCCGGCTCCGGCTCCGGGGGAAGCGCGGCGCCCGCCTTCGACCCGGCCGCGACGATCGAGGTCGGCTCGCTCTACGAGCCGCAGAACCTCGACAACACCGGCGGCGGCGGGCAGGGCACGACGGAGGCCTTCAACGGCAACGTCTACGAGGGCCTGTTCAGGCTCACCGACGAGGGCAAGGTCGAGAACCTGCTCGCCGAGAGCCACGAGGTCAGCTCCGACGGCCTCACCTACACCTTCACCCTGCGCGACGGTGTCAAGTTCCACTCGGGCGACCCCCTCACCTCCGCCGACGTGAAGAACAGCATCGAGCGGGTCACCGCGAAGGAGTCGCAGTCGGCCCGCAAGAGCAGCTTCGCCGTCGTCAAGAGCATCGAGACGCCCGACGACGGCACGGTCGTCGTGAAGCTGAAGGACAAGTCGATCTCCTTCGTCTACAACCTCAGCTATGTCTGGATCGTCAACGACGCGGCGAAGGACCTGGCGACGTCCGAGGACGGCACCGGCCCGTACCGGCTCGGCGAGTGGAAGCGCGGCTCCACGCTGAGCCTGACGCCGTTCGACGGCTACTGGGGCACCGCCCCGACGAACAAGGGCGTGGTGTTCCACTACTTCACCTCGGCGACCGCGCTCAACAACGCGCTGCTGACCGACGCCGTCGACGTCGTGACCAGCGAGCAGAGCCCGGACGCGCTGGAGCAGTTCAAGAACAACCCGAACTACAAGGTCAACGACGGCCGGTCGACGACCAAGCTCCTGCTCGCCTTCAACGACAAGGTCAAGCCGTTCGACAACAAGCTCGTCCGCAAGGCCGTCAGCTCCGCCATCGACGACCGCAAGCTGCTCGACTCCGTCTGGGGCGGCTACGGGACGCCGATCGGCTCGATGGTCCCGCCCACCGACCCGTGGTACGAGGACCTCACCTCGGTCGACCCCTACGACGTGGAGCTGGCCAAGAAGCAGCTCGCCGAGGCGGGCTTCGCGAACGGGTTCGACTTCACGCTCGACACCCCGAACTACGACCCGCACCCCACCGCGGCCACGTTCATCAAGGGCGAGCTGGCCAAGATCGGCGTCAACGTGACGATCAACGTCATCACCGCCGACGAGTGGTACACCAAGGTGTTCAAGAACCGCGACTTCACCGCCACGCTGCAGGAGCACGTCAACGACCGCGACGTCGTCTGGTACGGCAACCCCGACTTCTACTGGGGCTACGACAACCCCGAGGTGACCAAGCTGGTCGACGACGCGGAGAAGTCCGACACCGTCGAGAGGCAGGCCGAGCTGCTCAAGCAGGCCAACCGGCTGATCGCCGAGGACGCCGCCAGCGACTGGCTCTACCTCTACCCGCAGATCGTGGTGGCCTCGTCGTCGCTGTCGGGCTACCCGGTCAACGGCCTCAACTCGCAGTTCCACGCCTACGGCATCAAGAAGGGCTGA
- a CDS encoding ABC transporter permease — translation MITYLLRRAAFLVVSLLLACVVLFLLLRLLPGDPANALLSVGATPEQIEAARRQIGSDRPLPEQFATWLGQLVTLDLGESFVSTLPVGPEIASRLVVTVPLTLLSFLLAVAVAVPVGFVAAHRAGTWYGSLLSGLSQLGIAVPAFWVGMLLVTVFALRLRMFPAGGFPRDDWADPVAALTSLALPVVTIALVMSASLIRYVRSATLDVLGSDHLRTFRALGSSFTGAMWRHGLRNAAVPVVSILGIELATTFLGAVVVESVFALPGLGGMLVKGIAQHDYPVIQGILFVSTFAVLLIGFAADLAQRLIDPRLRGTVSGGPR, via the coding sequence ATGATCACTTATCTGCTGCGGCGGGCGGCGTTCCTCGTCGTCTCGCTCCTGCTGGCCTGCGTCGTGCTGTTCCTGCTGCTGCGCCTGCTGCCCGGCGACCCCGCCAACGCGCTGCTGTCGGTCGGGGCCACCCCCGAGCAGATCGAGGCCGCCCGCCGGCAGATCGGCTCCGACCGCCCGCTGCCCGAGCAGTTCGCCACCTGGCTCGGCCAACTCGTCACCCTCGACCTGGGCGAGTCGTTCGTCAGCACTCTCCCGGTCGGCCCGGAGATCGCCTCCCGCCTGGTCGTCACCGTCCCGCTCACCCTGCTGTCCTTCCTCCTGGCCGTGGCCGTCGCCGTGCCGGTCGGCTTCGTCGCCGCCCACCGCGCGGGCACCTGGTACGGGTCCCTGCTCAGCGGGCTGTCCCAGCTGGGCATCGCGGTCCCGGCCTTCTGGGTGGGGATGCTGCTGGTCACGGTGTTCGCGCTGCGGCTGAGGATGTTCCCGGCCGGCGGTTTCCCGAGGGACGACTGGGCCGACCCGGTCGCGGCCCTCACCTCGCTGGCACTGCCCGTCGTCACGATCGCCCTCGTCATGTCGGCCTCGCTCATCCGCTACGTCCGCTCCGCCACCCTGGACGTGCTCGGCAGCGACCACCTGCGGACCTTCAGGGCGCTCGGCTCCTCCTTCACCGGGGCGATGTGGCGGCACGGCCTGCGCAACGCGGCGGTGCCCGTCGTCTCCATCCTCGGGATCGAGCTCGCCACGACCTTCCTCGGGGCCGTCGTCGTCGAGAGCGTGTTCGCCCTCCCCGGCCTCGGCGGCATGCTGGTCAAGGGGATCGCCCAGCACGACTACCCGGTGATCCAGGGCATCCTGTTCGTCAGCACCTTCGCGGTCCTGCTGATCGGCTTCGCCGCCGACCTCGCCCAGCGGCTCATCGACCCCCGGCTGCGCGGCACCGTCTCCGGAGGCCCCCGATGA
- a CDS encoding ABC transporter permease, whose translation MNTAASPLKAPAPQAPARPRRSTTLVIGCVLAGLVVAVAVVSLLWLPYAPDDTSGDRLMPPGAAHPLGTDKLGRDLLTQLMIGARIALTVGVGSVLLGGVLGLLAGLAAGFATRWLDDTLSALLDILIAFPILLLAMLVVAVRSASLGSAVLAIGLGMSAVVARLTRVLVKRVLAQDFVTASRTSGTSWPRVVTEHVLPNIWPTLLVNLALQLGLAVLAEASLSYLGLGPPPPNASWGRMLEEAQATVLTAPVGAVAPGVLLVVLVVGVNLIADGLRDVADPTRRRTR comes from the coding sequence ATGAACACCGCGGCCTCCCCGTTGAAAGCCCCGGCGCCGCAAGCCCCCGCCCGGCCGAGGCGGTCCACGACGCTCGTGATCGGATGCGTGCTCGCCGGCCTGGTCGTCGCCGTCGCGGTCGTCTCCCTCCTCTGGCTCCCGTACGCCCCGGATGACACCTCCGGAGACCGGCTGATGCCCCCGGGGGCCGCCCACCCGCTGGGCACCGACAAGCTCGGCCGGGACCTGCTCACCCAGCTGATGATCGGCGCGCGGATCGCGCTGACGGTCGGGGTGGGATCGGTCCTGCTCGGCGGCGTCCTCGGCCTGCTCGCCGGTCTCGCGGCCGGGTTCGCCACCCGGTGGCTCGACGACACGCTCTCGGCGCTGCTCGACATCCTCATCGCCTTCCCCATCCTGCTCCTGGCCATGCTCGTCGTCGCGGTGCGCTCGGCGTCGCTCGGCTCGGCGGTCCTGGCGATCGGGCTGGGCATGTCCGCGGTCGTGGCGAGGCTGACCCGGGTGCTCGTCAAGCGCGTGCTGGCCCAGGACTTCGTCACGGCCTCGCGCACCTCGGGAACCTCCTGGCCGCGCGTGGTGACCGAGCACGTCCTGCCGAACATCTGGCCGACGCTGCTGGTCAACCTCGCGCTCCAGCTCGGCCTCGCCGTGCTGGCCGAGGCGTCCCTGTCCTACCTGGGGCTCGGCCCGCCCCCGCCGAACGCCTCCTGGGGACGCATGCTGGAGGAGGCCCAGGCGACCGTGCTCACCGCGCCGGTCGGCGCCGTCGCCCCCGGCGTGCTGCTGGTCGTGCTCGTCGTCGGGGTGAACCTGATCGCCGACGGCCTGCGGGACGTGGCCGACCCGACCCGGCGGAGGACCCGATGA
- a CDS encoding ABC transporter ATP-binding protein, with protein sequence MSLLDVTGLRVRSADGRDLVRDLSFTIDPGERLGLIGESGSGKSLTALAIMGLLPSGMTVSGSVVLDPPGTGPSEVVGAPERRLNGLRGRAVSVVFQEPLTALDPLMRVGRQLAEPIRRRRGLRGAALRAAVAAALQEVRIAEPGRVARAYPHEISGGQRQRVAIAMALACEPALLIADEPTTALDVTVQAEVLALLGGLVTARGMALLFIGHDLAVVSGITDRVLVLKDGEAVESGTVREIVNAPRHPYTRSLVAGARHLDSALDWTNR encoded by the coding sequence ATGAGCCTGCTCGACGTCACGGGACTGCGCGTGCGCTCCGCCGACGGCCGCGACCTCGTCAGGGACCTGTCCTTCACGATCGACCCGGGCGAGCGGCTCGGCCTGATCGGCGAGTCCGGGTCCGGCAAGTCCCTGACCGCCCTCGCGATCATGGGCCTGCTGCCGTCCGGCATGACCGTCTCCGGCAGCGTCGTGCTCGACCCGCCGGGAACGGGTCCGTCCGAGGTCGTCGGCGCTCCCGAGCGGCGCCTGAACGGGCTGCGCGGCCGGGCGGTTTCGGTTGTCTTCCAGGAGCCGCTGACGGCACTCGACCCGCTCATGAGGGTCGGCCGCCAGCTCGCCGAGCCCATCAGGCGCCGGCGAGGGCTGCGCGGCGCCGCCCTGCGCGCCGCCGTGGCCGCCGCGCTCCAGGAGGTCCGGATCGCCGAACCCGGCCGCGTCGCACGGGCGTACCCGCACGAGATCTCCGGCGGCCAGCGTCAGCGCGTCGCCATCGCGATGGCCCTGGCCTGCGAACCCGCGCTGCTCATCGCCGACGAGCCGACCACGGCTCTCGACGTGACGGTGCAGGCGGAGGTGCTCGCCCTGCTCGGCGGTCTGGTCACCGCCCGGGGCATGGCCCTGCTGTTCATCGGCCACGACCTCGCGGTCGTCTCCGGGATCACCGACCGCGTCCTCGTCCTCAAGGACGGCGAGGCCGTCGAGTCGGGAACCGTCAGGGAGATCGTGAACGCGCCGCGCCACCCGTACACCCGGTCACTGGTGGCGGGCGCCCGGCACCTCGACAGCGCACTGGATTGGACGAACCGTTGA
- a CDS encoding ABC transporter ATP-binding protein: MDEPLTRPTPDQPSEPSELAGPPESAAGTTDGSSPDAAGSAGSARAGAASAGPVPDAVVQPILEARQVGFAYRGAAAPVLSDVSFQVLPGRSTALVGESGAGKTTLLRLLLGLAVPTEGRILFDGTPLSPRDRGRMRAFRRGVQTVFQDPYSSLDPRQRVGRIVAEPLRSLGLVPASRWNSSAADLRVAAALEAVGLPADAARRYPHEFSGGQRQRVAIARAIVCEPRVLLADEPVSALDVSTRVRVIDLLAELRESHGLTVVMVSHDLAVVAMLCDHTAVLERGRIVEQGDTATVLGSPRHPYTRRLIDSVPRLPAT, encoded by the coding sequence TTGGACGAACCGTTGACCCGGCCCACCCCGGACCAGCCATCCGAGCCGTCCGAGCTCGCCGGGCCCCCCGAGTCCGCTGCCGGCACGACCGACGGGTCCTCCCCGGACGCCGCCGGGTCCGCCGGGTCCGCTCGGGCGGGGGCGGCGTCGGCCGGGCCCGTCCCCGACGCGGTGGTCCAGCCCATCCTGGAGGCGCGCCAGGTGGGCTTCGCCTACCGCGGGGCGGCGGCCCCCGTGCTCTCCGACGTCTCCTTCCAGGTGCTGCCGGGGCGCAGCACGGCCCTGGTCGGAGAGTCGGGGGCGGGCAAGACGACGCTGCTGCGCCTGCTGCTCGGCCTGGCCGTACCCACCGAGGGACGGATCCTCTTCGACGGGACGCCGCTCTCGCCGCGCGACCGCGGGCGGATGCGCGCGTTCCGCCGCGGCGTGCAGACCGTGTTCCAGGACCCGTACTCCTCGCTCGACCCGCGGCAGCGCGTGGGCAGGATCGTCGCCGAACCGCTCCGCTCGCTCGGTCTGGTACCGGCGTCGCGGTGGAACTCCTCGGCCGCGGACCTGCGCGTCGCCGCCGCGCTCGAAGCCGTCGGGCTGCCGGCCGACGCCGCGCGCCGTTACCCGCACGAGTTCTCCGGCGGGCAGCGCCAGCGCGTCGCCATCGCGCGGGCCATCGTGTGCGAGCCCCGGGTCCTGCTCGCCGACGAGCCCGTCAGCGCCCTGGACGTCTCCACGCGCGTACGCGTCATCGACCTGCTGGCCGAACTGCGCGAGAGCCACGGGCTCACCGTCGTGATGGTCTCCCACGACCTCGCCGTGGTCGCGATGCTCTGCGACCACACGGCGGTTCTCGAACGCGGCCGGATCGTGGAGCAGGGCGACACCGCCACCGTGCTCGGCTCTCCCCGCCACCCCTACACCCGGCGCCTGATCGACAGCGTGCCGAGGCTCCCCGCCACCTGA